The following nucleotide sequence is from Paracrocinitomix mangrovi.
CCAAAACTTAAGGCTACATCTTATAATGTGAAGTAAAGATTAAGTTTTGAAGCAGCTATAGCCAACCAGTCTTGACTTTAGACGCTTGATTCTTGACTCTTTTTAAACTTAGACACATTTAAATTTTAATAATTTTTGAGTTTTTTAAGACTTAGGCGATTCGATTATTTATAATTTTGACCCCTAGTATATGAAGGCACTCTATTTAAAAGAAATACGCAGCTTTCTGGGATCAATAATCGGCTATATTTTTATAGCTATTTTTTTGATTCTGAACTCCCTGTTTTTATGGGTGATTGAAAATGAAAACAATGTTTTAGATGGCGGAACAGCTGATCTTTACGGTTTTTTCAGTATTTCACCTATAATATTTCTGATATTAATTCCGGCAATAACTATGCGTTCTTTTTCTGAGGAAAAGCGAACAGGAACTATTGAGTTGCTTTTTACCAGACCTCTTTCTGATCTTTCTATCATTCTGGCAAAATACCTGGCGGGCTTAACATTAGTAGCTATTTCATTATTGCCTACTTTGATTTATTATTTCACGGTTTACAAATTAGGAGATCCGGTTGGGATTGTGGATGATGGTGCAACCATTACGTCATACCTGGGATTGTTTTTTGTTGGTGCATGTCTGGTAGCTGTCGGTATTTTCGCATCTAGTATTACTAATAGTCAGATTGTTTCATTCATTTTGGCCATTTTCCTTTCATTCATCTTTTTGTTAGGATTAGATATGCTGGCTGTTTTTAGCAAGTTTGGCGGTTTGGATTTTATCCTGAGAAATCTTGGAATTATTGAACATTATCACTCCATTCAACGTGGAGTTATTGATACACGCGACATAGTTTATTTTATAAGTTTTGTAGCAATTTTCCTGACTTTTACAAAGTTGGTGCTGCAATCCAGAAAATGGTAAGATGGCAGAAGAGAAGAAGAAAAATAATATGTCTTCAGACATTGTAACGCATGTAGGATTGGTGGCGATCATCATCTTATTGAATTACATTCTTTCTTTTTATTTCGGTAGGTTTGATCTTACTGAAGATAAACGTCACTCATTATCACAAAACACTATTGATCTACTCCAGGATGAAGATCGAATCAAAGACCGTATCTTCTTCAAAATTTATTTGGATGGTGATTTACCTGCAGATTTGAAAAAGATTCGAAATGCAGTGCAAGAAAAATTAGATGAATTCCGCGTTTATGCCGGTGACAATATTCAATACGAATTTATTGATCCGGACGGTTCTGATGATGAGGAGTTTAATAATGAAGTTAAAAACATCATTTATCAAGAAGGAATTCAGTTTTGTGATGTGAAAATTCAATCCTCAGGTGAGCAAAAAGTGAAAACTGTCTGGCCTGGTGCGTTAATTGAATATAAAGGTACTACCATGGATATGGTGCAGTTTTTTAATATTAAAACTGTACAAAGTGAAGAGTTGTTGAGAAACATTTCTGAACAGGCAATTAATAATCTGGAATATCAACTAATATCTGCTGTTAGAAGAGTTACTACAGACAACAAAAAAACGGTGTCTTTTCTTCATGGCCACGGTGAGTTAAGACCGCATCAAACAAATGATGTAAGAAAAGGTTTAGATAGGTATTATTTTGTAGATGATATTGAAATCAATGGTCAAATCAGTGCTTTAGATAATACTGATGCCTTGATAGTGGCAAAACCTTCAAGTAGGTTTACTGAGAAGGATAAGTTCGTAATCGACCAGTTTGTAATGAATGGTGGACGTGTCCTTTGGTTTATTGATCCTTTAGATGTTCGAAGAGATTCATTAACCAAAACAGGGATGACGTTTGGAATCTCTCAAAATCTGAACATTGAAAAAGACATGCTTTATAAGTATGGAGTAAGGTTGAATAATGAACTGGTATTAGATGAAAATTGTGGACCTATTTATATTCCGGGTTATGAATTACAATTTGCCGATTGGTATTTTTACCCATTGTTGCGTCCAGAAAATGCTGAGGTTCATGCTATCACTAAAAATCTTGATCCAATTAGAATGGAGTATGCAAGTACAATTGATTTGGTAAATGAATCAAATACCGATATCAAGAAAACAGTCATCCTTAAATCAAGTAGAAATTCAATTCTTTACAAAGCACCGGCTAGAATCAATTATAGTATCATTTTAAAACCACCTAAGTTTGAAAATAACAATCAAGGTGAGTATCCAACTGCAGTAATGCTTGAAGGTAAATTTTCTTCTGCATTTGAGAACAAACCAATTTCTGAAGCCTTTTTAAATTCACCGGATTATAGCACAAAGTTTAAAAGTGAGGACACTAAAATGTTAGTGGTGGCAGATGGTGATGTACTTAGAAATGAGATTTTAGATTCAGTGCCTTATCAAGGTGGATGGAATTATCAATATTGGCCATTGAATAGAGATATTTATGGTATTCCTAATATGAATGGTACGCCAAAGTACATTTATGGAAATAAGGAGTTTGTGTTAAATGCAATTGATTACATGTTAGATGATAATTCATTGATTGACATTAGAACAAAAACAATTACGTACAGAGGTTTAGATCTGGATAAAGTCAAAGAAGAAAAACAATTTTGGACGTTTTTGAATATCGCCGTTCCTCTTCTTTTGATCATTTTATTAGCGATTATCCAACTGGTGTTGAGAAAACGCAGATATGCTTCTACCAAATCTTAAAAAGAACTGATTCATGAAGAAAACGAGTCTAATCATAGTTGTATTAGTTATTGTTGCATTGGGTATTTGGGCCATCCTGCTTATGGATAATGGCGGAGGATCTCAGTTGTCTGATGAGGCTTTATCTGATTTTGCAATTGAAGACACTGCTAGTATTGACAAGATTATTTTGACTGATACT
It contains:
- the gldF gene encoding gliding motility-associated ABC transporter permease subunit GldF — its product is MKALYLKEIRSFLGSIIGYIFIAIFLILNSLFLWVIENENNVLDGGTADLYGFFSISPIIFLILIPAITMRSFSEEKRTGTIELLFTRPLSDLSIILAKYLAGLTLVAISLLPTLIYYFTVYKLGDPVGIVDDGATITSYLGLFFVGACLVAVGIFASSITNSQIVSFILAIFLSFIFLLGLDMLAVFSKFGGLDFILRNLGIIEHYHSIQRGVIDTRDIVYFISFVAIFLTFTKLVLQSRKW
- the gldG gene encoding gliding motility-associated ABC transporter substrate-binding protein GldG, with protein sequence MAEEKKKNNMSSDIVTHVGLVAIIILLNYILSFYFGRFDLTEDKRHSLSQNTIDLLQDEDRIKDRIFFKIYLDGDLPADLKKIRNAVQEKLDEFRVYAGDNIQYEFIDPDGSDDEEFNNEVKNIIYQEGIQFCDVKIQSSGEQKVKTVWPGALIEYKGTTMDMVQFFNIKTVQSEELLRNISEQAINNLEYQLISAVRRVTTDNKKTVSFLHGHGELRPHQTNDVRKGLDRYYFVDDIEINGQISALDNTDALIVAKPSSRFTEKDKFVIDQFVMNGGRVLWFIDPLDVRRDSLTKTGMTFGISQNLNIEKDMLYKYGVRLNNELVLDENCGPIYIPGYELQFADWYFYPLLRPENAEVHAITKNLDPIRMEYASTIDLVNESNTDIKKTVILKSSRNSILYKAPARINYSIILKPPKFENNNQGEYPTAVMLEGKFSSAFENKPISEAFLNSPDYSTKFKSEDTKMLVVADGDVLRNEILDSVPYQGGWNYQYWPLNRDIYGIPNMNGTPKYIYGNKEFVLNAIDYMLDDNSLIDIRTKTITYRGLDLDKVKEEKQFWTFLNIAVPLLLIILLAIIQLVLRKRRYASTKS